One Engystomops pustulosus chromosome 11, aEngPut4.maternal, whole genome shotgun sequence DNA window includes the following coding sequences:
- the LOC140106043 gene encoding uncharacterized protein, whose protein sequence is MLRCIVKGCPNSSPQNSHGTGVALHSFPNNVARIKMWLQEMATDLEDLDAFAQQVLDARERTIFRVCSEHFSPQCYVWEGKKMVLGEDAVPTIFEECKCEGRLQNRGDLPPAKRVKTETSSDGEESSPPTQWRLCPATKMLFLEKAKKPHTRAEGRGASTRDTSVLHSSFTTMPKKMVDASTSTDQHLFQVDMGTQWPEYEFNFEGETWKVHHDHFYPSILQPGRKGAKKHKKNTEYPEGNFDREKSFVVMQPSDDSELNAAFTDKKGYNKKSRTATLKPTRVFPEKNMALERKFLVFESCLDDLFYKLPCQFGDGCRAPIVELQKYIDGTFLSVNGLCDKGHRFHLWNSQPFTKNIAVGNLLCASAVLFSGSSFGKVQEMSRLMGLQQISASTYSTYQQRFLFPAVDLHWQQERLWLKEALKETPLTLSACSHHGGVVPSARHCTLVLLDTATKRIVDFQIEKLQPNTSPFAVERRAFHMCLSRLLNANFNIQAVATDRHRSIKKAMAEDFPHLRHEYDVWQYVKRLRSNLRSAGRKSFCSELTRCIPSVTNHLCWSSYTSQGNVHVLRERWRSLLPHVAGDCSQACLHKPFNPNKSSPHTILKRDSPAFQELRQFVLSRRLSKDLSRMSQFCHRGEIQLYQNYILKYRPEQARYKSDALMTRTKLAILAHNATVHRRLRKYSIFRRCSLTCTSSFLKFRRCLINKQTDQAAVREQVLEMICNVLRLCTGKVRIN, encoded by the coding sequence ATGTTGAGATGCATAGTCAAAGGTTGTCCCAACAGCAGCCCCCAGAACAGTCACGGCACCGGAGTCGCCTTACACAGCTTTCCCAACAATGTGGCTAGAATAAAAATGTGGCTGCAGGAGATGGCCACAGATTTGGAGGATCTTGATGCCTTTGCTCAGCAAGTCCTAGATGCCAGGGAAAGGACTATTTTCCGTGTTTGCTCAGAGCATTTTTCGCCTCAATGTTACGTTTGGGAAGGCAAGAAAATGGTCCTGGGTGAAGATGCCGTTCCTACAATTTTCGAAGAATGCAAATGTGAAGGTCGCCTTCAGAATCGGGGTGATCTCCCACCCGCAAAAAGGGTAAAGACTGAAACCTCATCAGATGGAGAGGAAAGTTCTCCACCAACACAATGGCGCCTGTGTCCTGCGACCAAAATGTTATTCTTAGAAAAAGCGAAAAAACCTCACACAAGGGCAGAAGGAAGGGGGgcgagcacccgtgacacctctGTTCTTCATTCTTCATTCACCACAATGCCAAAAAAGATGGTTGATGCCTCCACGTCTACAGATCAACATCTGTTTCAGGTTGACATGGGCACACAGTGGCCGGAATATGAGTTTAATTTTGAGGGTGAGACCTGGAAGGTTCACCATGATCATTTTTACCCATCCATCCTCCAGCCAGGGCGAAAAGGTgctaaaaaacacaagaaaaatacAGAATATCCAGAGGGTAATTTTGACAGAGAGAAATCTTTTGTTGTGATGCAGCCATCGGACGACTCTGAATTGAACGCTGCTTTCACTGATAAAAAGGGATACAATAAGAAATCGAGAACTGCCACCCTTAAGCCGACTCGAGTTTTTCCAGAGAAAAACATGGCATTGGAAAGGAAGTTTCTAGTATTTGAGTCTTGTCTCGATGACCTCTTTTACAAACTTCCTTGTCAGTTTGGAGATGGTTGTAGAGCTCCTATAGTGGAGCTGCAGAAGTATATCGATGGCACTTTCTTGTCTGTTAATGGACTCTGTGATAAGGGTCACCGCTTCCACCTGTGGAACAGCCAACCTTTCACCAAAAACATTGCGGTAGGGAATCTTCTCTGTGCCTCGGCTGTCTTGTTCAGTGGCTCAAGTTTTGGCAAAGTTCAGGAGATGAGCCGACTGATGGGACTCCAACAAATAAGTGCTTCCACCTACAGTACATACCAGCAGAGGTTCCTATTTCCTGCAGTAGATTTACACTGGCAGCAAGAGCGTCTGTGGCTGAAGGAAGCCCTTAAAGAAACCCCACTGACCTTATCAGCCTGTAGTCATCACGGCGGGGTGGTTCCTTCTGCTAGACACTGCACACTTGTCTTACTGGACACTGCTACAAAACGGATTGTGGACTTTCAGATCGAGAAGTTGCAACCAAACACATCGCCATTTGCTGTAGAAAGAAGAGCCTTCCATATGTGCCTCTCCAGACTACTAAACGCAAATTTCAATATCCAAGCCGTTGCCACTGACCGTCATCGCAGCATAAAGAAAGCAATGGCTGAAGATTTCCCTCACCTACGTCATGAATATGATGTTTGGCAATATGTCAAACGTCTCCGGAGCAACCTGCGTTCTGCTGGTCGGAAAAGTTTTTGCTCAGAACTAACAAGGTGCATTCCTTCTGTTACCAATCATCTGTGTTGGTCCTCGTATACAAGCCAGGGAAATGTTCATGTTTTGCGTGAGCGCTGGAGGTCCTTGCTTCCTCACGTTGCGGGTGATTGTAGTCAGGCCTGTCTGCATAAACCATTCAATCCCAATAAATCTAGTCCCCATACCATCCTGAAAAGGGACAGTCCAGCTTTCCAGGAACTCCGACAATTTGTGCTCAGCAGAAGGTTATCTAAGGATCTGTCTCGGATGTCACAGTTTTGTCACAGAGGAGAAATTCAACTCTATCAAAACTACATTTTAAAATACCGGCCCGAACAGGCACGTTACAAATCAGACGCTCTAATGACGAGGACGAAGCTGGCCATCCTGGCCCACAATGCCACTGTGCACCGACGGCTCAGGAAATACTCCATCTTTAGGAGGTGCTCTCTGACTTGTACCTCCAGTTTTCTGAAATTTCGACGTTGCCTCATCAATAAGCAGACAGATCAGGCGGCAGTGCGGGAACAAGTCCTAGAGATGATCTGCAATGTCCTCAGATTATGTACTGGTAAAGTGAGGATTAACtag
- the LOC140106051 gene encoding uncharacterized protein, producing the protein MEHASDHRDQFHRRHGHSDKKLCRGFYNITPLDHAPANTGSTEGHRRRAIKNVQNECLLLKESKKKLPRTAHNTGYIKEESQDTILTRHVSPYDELDLLAGEEGHVKSSDIADYTPRVPAPKTREYTGTYLSTHIKEESSASEEGSLPDADPYSPTSGANPEQTSNQTNGDPSANTDHKQCNKPSIFKAELDSTEEGDSSDPKRYPSADYIPVIIKEEWASCDEEDSTDGDIYLPEEELSCSIGGKTIRATLELSGNQQIHIRGKPFLCYECGKSFSKKSDVVRHEKIHTGEKPFSCPECGKCFSRDSHLMRHQRIHTLERGFTCSECGKIFFRESELIRHLRIHTGEKPFSCSKCDKCFRKKSDVVRHEKIHTGEKPFICSECSKRFSRHSHLVVHRRVHTGEKTFSCTECGKCFTQYSTLMSHRRIHTGEKPFTCTECGKCFAQKRDLNKHTTLHTGVKPFPCSECGKSFVLKYELRKHVRIHTEEKHFVCSECGKCFITKSDLVRHQRIHTGEKPFACSECGKCFSRHTYLGIHQRIHTGEKPFVCTECGKCFGQRTALAAHGRTHTGGRPFACSECGKCFRKKSDLLRHQRTHTGEKPFSCPECGKSFSRHTYLIIHKRMHTGEKPFPCSECGKPFTYKSHLIRHQRIHAADEAFPFSGCP; encoded by the exons ATGGAACATGCATCAGATCATAGAGATCAATTTCATAGGCGTCATGGACATTCGG ACAAAAAACTGTGCAGAGGATTTTATAATATCACACCTTTGGACCACGCGCCTGCAAACACCGGCTCTACGGAGGGTCATCGGAGACGCGCTATCAAAAATGTACAAAACGAGTGTTTGTTACTCAAGGAAAGTAAGAAAAAACTTCCACGTACAGCACACAACACTGGTTATATCAAAGAAGAGTCGCAGGACACGATACTGACCCGACACGTGTCTCCTTATGATGAGCTGGATCTGTTGGCTGGCGAGGAGGGACATGTGAAAAGCTCTGACATTGCTGATTACACCCCTCGTGTGCCGGCTCCTAAGACTAGAGAATATACAGGAACATATCTATCTACTCATATTAAAGAGGAGTCTAGTGCAAGTGAGGAGGGAAGCCTCCCAGACGCTGACCCTTACTCCCCCACATCTGGTGCCAATCCAGAGCAAACATCTAACCAAACTAATGGGGATCCAAGCGCCAACACAGACCATAAACAGTGTAATAAACCTTCCATCTTTAAGGCTGAGTTAGACTCTACTGAAGAAGGGGACAGCTCTGATCCTAAGCGTTACCCCTCCGCAGAttatatccctgtgatcatcaaGGAGGAATGGGCCTCGTGTGATGAAGAGGACTCCACAGATGGAGACATTTATTTGCCGGAGGAGGAACTTTCTTGCTCTATAGGTGGAAAGACCATTCGTGCAACACTGGAACTGTCCGGGAACCAGCAGATTCACATCCGGGGGAAACCCTTCCTGTGTTATGAATGTGGTAAAAGTTTTAGCAAAAAATCAGACGTTGTCAGGCATGAAAAGATCCACACGGGGGAAAAACCATTTTCCTGTCCCgaatgtgggaagtgttttaGCCGGGACTCGCATCTCATGAGACATCAGAGAATACACACCTTAGAGCGCGGCTTTACGTGCTCCGAGTGCGGCAAAATTTTCTTTCGAGAATCCGAGCTTATTCGACACTtgagaattcacacgggagagaaaccaTTCTCTTGTTCCAAGTGCGACAAGTGTTTCCGCAAGAAATCCGACGTTGTCAGACACGAGAAAATTCACACGGGCGAGAAACCGTTTATCTGTTCGGAATGCAGCAAGCGGTTCAGTCGCCATTCACACCTCGTCGTCCATCGGCGCGTACACACGGGAGAGAAAACCTTCTCGTGTACAGAATGCGGCAAGTGCTTTACTCAATATTCAACCCTTATGTCGCACCGCAGGAtacacacaggggaaaagccttTCACTTGCACCGAGTGTGGAAAATGCTTTGCCCAGAAAAGAGATCTGAATAAGCACACGACTCTTCACACCGGGGTGAAACCTTTCCcttgttcagaatgtggtaaAAGCTTTGTGTTAAAATATGAGCTTAGAAAGCACGTGAGAATCCACACAGAAGAGAAACACTTTGTCTGCTCCGAGTGCGGCAAGTGTTTCATCACCAAGTCTGACCTGGTGcgtcatcagagaattcacacaggagagaagcctttTGCGTGTTCCGAGTGTGGCAAGTGTTTCAGTAGACATACTTACCTGGGCATCCATCAGCGcattcacaccggggagaagccatttgtCTGTACAGAGTGCGGCAAGTGTTTTGGTCAACGGACCGCCCTGGCAGCGCATGGGAGAACTCACACAGGCGGTCGGCCATTTGCCTGCTCAGAGTGCGGCAAGTGTTTTAGAAAAAAGTCCGATCTTCTGCGACATCAAAGaacccacacgggggagaagccgttttcttgCCCAGAGTGTGGCAAATCCTTCAGCCGTCACACGTATCTCATTATACACAAGAGGATGCATACAGGGGAGAAGCCTTTCCCATGTTCTGAGTGTGGCAAACCCTTTACTTACAAGTCCCATCTGATCCGCCATCAGAGAATCCATGCAGCCGATGAGGCCTTCCCTTTTTCTGGGTGTCCATAG